Proteins from a single region of Phyllopteryx taeniolatus isolate TA_2022b chromosome 10, UOR_Ptae_1.2, whole genome shotgun sequence:
- the cfap100 gene encoding LOW QUALITY PROTEIN: cilia- and flagella-associated protein 100 (The sequence of the model RefSeq protein was modified relative to this genomic sequence to represent the inferred CDS: deleted 1 base in 1 codon) — protein MERWTINATFSTELPDMSSKQNGVTKSVQADVKRRRIRGETPQSQPNSPDSQSILPQSEIRDFRRLPIHKKASYAAQMTAEQRKGLRARECKHDLISTERQKAVLEISLMTKRSEICKMDKAVVKEERRLKELEKTIEKDTQSFAVFLRENEKKSLEAQTFLERETESKQEKTADIKKLTYEISKIRSEVANYDDILQEYKRYRELLFKLSPPEWQEAQRAKLLRKVQVDKNTADEQNREPEDLTVKQDLENNMAHAQPRHSSAELASNPKEHEPDVDRSECEDNPELYFTDPKQLIALMTELTEQNLSLIKNSTRAEETLEELKHSMEAIRKRTKKDEELMTRQIDDLKKRIGEEKTRAWEMKKKVQLHVLLNARLQDDVMRALGEKVAEVYRCCVDDGLSSPSTLEKLASIEKQMSSLLHCLEDIPKESLEMVQKIKDSERRTRQREEKLKLQREKQIERMKKYLERSLSDTKKTSGRKLMPRCIPFAQKVKVKKVESAPTDDGFSDYFFTSLEID, from the exons atGGAAAGATGGACTATTAATGCAACTTTCTCAACAGAACTTCCAGATATGTCCTCAAAACAGAATGGGGTCACCAAATCCGTTCAAGCAG ATGTCAAGAGGAGAAGAATAAGGGGGGAGACACCACAGAGTCAACCCAATTCACCAGACAGTCAAAGCATTCTTCCACAAAGT GAGATTCGCGACTTCCGGCGTCTCCCAATTCACAAGAAGGCAAGTTACGCCGCGCAAATGACGGCAGAGCAAAGGAAAGGGCTGAGAGCGAGAGAATGTAAACATGACTTAATCTCCACGGAGCGTCAGAAGGCCGTGTTGGAG ATTTCACTGATGACAAAGCGGTCAGAGATTTGTAAGATGGACAAGGCCGTCGTAAAAGAGGAGCGACGTCTGAAGGAGTTGGAGAAGACCATTGAGAAGGATACTCAGAGCTTTGCGGTGTTCCTAAGGGAGAACGAGAAGAAGTCTTTGGAGGCCCAAACATT TTTGGAACGAGAGACTGAGTCCAAACAGGAGAAAACTGCTGACATCAAGAAGTTGACATATGAAATATCAAAAATCAGGAG TGAAGTTGCCAACTATGACGACATATTGCAAGAGTACAAGAGATACAGGGAGCTTCTTTTCAAGTTGTCTCCTCCAGAGTGGCAGGAGGCCCAGAGGGCAAAGCTTCTCCGCAAAGTCCAAGTGGATAAAAACACTGCGGATGAGCAGAACAGGGAGCCAGAGGACTTAACAGTCAAGCAAG ATCTGGAGAACAACATGGCGCATGCGCAGCCCAGACACTCCTCTGCAGAGCTCGCCAG CAATCCAAAAGAGCATGAACCCGATGTCGACCGCTCAGAATGTGAG GACAATCCAGAGTTGTACTTTACTGATCCCAAGCAACTTATTGCGCTGATGACAGAGCTAACTGAGCAGAACTTGTCCTTGATCAAGAACTCTACGAGGGCCGAGGAGACACTTGAGGAGCTCAAACATTCCATGGAGGCAATCAGGAAGAGAAC gaaaaaggatgAGGAACTTATGACCCGGCAAATAGATGATCTGAAGAAGAGAATTGGAGAAGAGAAGACAAGAGCTTGGGAGATGAAAAAGAAGGTTCAGCTCCATGTCTTGCTGA ATGCTCGATTGCAGGATGACGTGATGAGGGCACTTGGTGAGAAGGTTGCGGAGGTGTACAGGTGCTGTGTGGATGACGGGTTGAGCAGCCCTAGCACCTTGGAGAAGCTGGCCAGCATTGAGAAGCAGATGTCTTCGCTGTTGCACTGCCTTGAGGACATCCCCAAGGAAAGTTTGGAAATGGTGCAAAAGATCAAGGACAGCGAGAGGAGGACCAG GCAACGGGAAGAAAAG CTCAAGTTGCAAAGAGAGAAACAGATAGAAAGGATGAAGAAGTACTTGGAGAGGTCCCTATCTGATACTAAGAAAACT AGTGGACGTAAACTAATGCCCAGATGCATCCCTTTTGCTCAGAAGGTCAAAGTCAAAAAAGTGGAAAGTGCTCCTACTGATGATGGCTTCAGCGACTACTTCTTTACATCTTTAGAGATtgactaa